A segment of the Marinomonas posidonica IVIA-Po-181 genome:
AAGATGGCATGCGAACAGACGCCGAAGATTTACGCGTCGCCACGGTTCACTGGCTACGCCATACGGGCATTTCAGAAGATGTAAAAATTAGACCAAAAGAACATGTAAGAGAAGATGCTGGTCACGCTAGTATGGCCACTACTGATAAGTACATTGATACCGAGTATCGTGAGCGCCATGCCAGTGGCCGCAAAAAAAGTCTACGACCACATTAATACAGACATTAAGACCAGCGTTTTAAGCTTAGTTCATCTTTTTCAACCGCTGAAACCCATTGGCTTTTATCGCCCTGGGTTTCTTTTTTCCAAAAGGCAGCCCGACTCTTTAAATAATCCATAATAAAATCACAGGCTGCAAACGCTTCGGCTCGGTGCGCTGCACTAACACCAACAAACACGATTTGATCATTAATGGACAATTGGCCAACCCGATGCACCACGGTCACATCTAGTAAAGGCCATCTCTCTTTTGCCTCATTAACAATACTTTCTAGGTTGTGCTCTGTCATGCCGGGATAATGTTCTAGCTCAAAACTACAGGCTTCGACAGGCTGATCCGAAAAATGTCTGACTAAACCGACAAACATAGCAACCGCACCGGTTACATTCTTTTCCAACAAGTCTTGATAAAGCTCTTGAACCTGGAAGTCTTGCTCTTGCACCTGAATCATCTAGCCTCCAGTTACCGCTGGGAAAAAGGCAATTTCACGAGCCGAGGTCGGTACCATGTCATTATCTCGTGTAAATTCAAAATCTACCGATGAATGAACACTAGAGTCCAATAAGTGATGTCCAGTTTTAATGTCTCTGGCTAAAGCTTGCTTTAAGTCACCAACACTTACTGGCAGATCAATTTCAAATTGATAATCGCTCATCTCAAGCTTTTCTCTTAGTGAAGCAAAAAAGACCACGTTAATCTGGCTCATTCGTTACGCTCCAATCACCACTCTTACCACCGGTTTTCTCTACTAACTGTACATTTTCAATAACGATGCCTTTGTCTACCGCTTTACACATATCATATAGGGTTAACGCTGCCACACTGACACCGGTTAAGGCTTCCATCTCCACCCCTGTTTTGCCGGACAATGCACATGTACAAAGCACCTCTAATTGATGTTCATTTAATTGTGCAATATCAACACTGACTTTGGTGAGCATCAAGGGGTGGCAAAGTGGTATTAGGTCTGAGGTTTTCTTTGCCGCTTGTATACCTGCTATTCTCGCGGTTGCCAAAACATCGCCTTTAGCGAAACCTCCGGCCAATATTTTAGTCAACGTCTCAGGCTGCATAGTCAATACACCTCGTGCTGTCGCAGTCCGTTTAGTGGGTGCTTTATCTGAAACATCCACCATGTGCGCATGTCCACGGTGATCTAAATGCGTTAACGAATCGCTCATATATATCCTAAACAAATCAACATATTTGAAAATTTCACCTATATTTTAAGAAAGCTGAACGGATTGCAAGCCAAAACAAGGAGAAGTTTCAAATTAAGATAGGACATTTAGAGAATGAACGGCGGTATAAGATTAATTTGCCTATTCACAGCCTTGCTCGTCTCACAAGTCTCCTGGTCCTATGACATTCAAATCGAAGCCAATGCCTTTCCAACGTTCGCTGAAAAAACACCTTTAACGCCAAAAGAAGCTTTATACCAAGAGTACAACACTGATTTGTACGAGGGCTCACAAGACTTTTCGGACCATGCCTACTGGCACAAGATTACCTTTCCCAAAACCTACCCTTTTTCACAGCAAACATTTTATCTAGAGTTAGATTATTACGTTATTGAAGAGCTGGATTTTTATGTGTTTCATGATACTCAGTTGGTCGAACATTTAAGACGT
Coding sequences within it:
- a CDS encoding molybdenum cofactor biosynthesis protein MoaE — protein: MIQVQEQDFQVQELYQDLLEKNVTGAVAMFVGLVRHFSDQPVEACSFELEHYPGMTEHNLESIVNEAKERWPLLDVTVVHRVGQLSINDQIVFVGVSAAHRAEAFAACDFIMDYLKSRAAFWKKETQGDKSQWVSAVEKDELSLKRWS
- a CDS encoding MoaD/ThiS family protein; amino-acid sequence: MSQINVVFFASLREKLEMSDYQFEIDLPVSVGDLKQALARDIKTGHHLLDSSVHSSVDFEFTRDNDMVPTSAREIAFFPAVTGG
- the moaC gene encoding cyclic pyranopterin monophosphate synthase MoaC, producing the protein MSDSLTHLDHRGHAHMVDVSDKAPTKRTATARGVLTMQPETLTKILAGGFAKGDVLATARIAGIQAAKKTSDLIPLCHPLMLTKVSVDIAQLNEHQLEVLCTCALSGKTGVEMEALTGVSVAALTLYDMCKAVDKGIVIENVQLVEKTGGKSGDWSVTNEPD